The genomic stretch AATTTTGCAAGGTAGTTGGATTCTGTTGTGGATTGTCCCTACAGCTTTGTGTTGTTCGATTAGTCATTTCAGCAAGAATGTGTTCCCATCTGTTTTGGTGTGGTATATATTTTCAATCTGCAGGCTACCCGCAGGGAAATTGAACAGAGGATTTCTATAGAACTGATACCGCAATGTGTTTTTGTGCATCACATGATGGTTATTTGGTCTCTGTACGCTGGTTTGGTGCAAAACTTTGAAATATGGACATTAATGTTGCAGAGTTGCTGATAATTAAGCCTAGTTACTTGATGATTTGTGGATGCATTATGTGAAATAGAATTTTAGGTCCATTTATCTTCGTTTCCTTTCTTTTGCATCCTACCAGATCATTCTGGGCCTGGCTGTCCTTATTTGCAACTCCAGTTTGAAGTAGTTAGTCCTTATTTGCACAGTAGTTAGCTGCATATTCCTTTTTCGGTTGTCAGTCAAATTTGTTTTGTTTCATCAGTTATCAGAGTGAATGTCATCCCAGTTTGGTTTGCATCTGTGCAGTATTTTGAATTTGTGAACGATCTGCAGAGAAATTGAGTAGTGAACGTGTATAGAAATATGATCACTATGTGCGTTTTTGTAACAAATCAGTTCAACACTTCGAAGTAGTGGACACCAATGTCGCAGAGTTGGCCAATATTTGAGCTTAGTTACTTGAAGATTCGTGGCTAGAAGCATTTGAAATTGAGTTTTAGGCCGATTGTTCTTCGTTTCCTTACTATTGCGTCATATCAGTTCGTTCTGCATGTCCATTGCATAGCCTGTTGTTCACTTGTTCTTTTGCAGAGTCATTGTTGTGGCTTGTTGCTGTGGCCATTTTAAATAATTTAGGATTCAATAAAGTAGGCAAAAGGCACAACTAGAGGCGTGCAGTATTTATGAAACATATGCTACGTACTTATTTCAGTAACATGATCACTTTTGTGTAATCCATTAGTATAAACAACTGTACAGTGATGAATGGTTAGCTTTGAAAGAATTTGGAATCTTGCAGCATGGAACACTTCTATCTGTTGCATCTATCTAGTTTACCAATGATGAACAGAAGTACCAGGAGATGTTTCGATCTTTTCCAGCTAGTTATGAAACGTGTGACCACTTCGTGCTTATACAAGATCTCTCTTGTGTTGCTTTGCAGAACACCAACAGGCAACAGATTGAGCAAGGGAGTACTGTACAGTCCGCGGGTGGTCATCATGTCTTGGGACGCTGGACTTGTTACATATCTGCATAGTTTTTTTTACGTTCATGAAATTTTTGCTATGTGAGGAGAGCGTTGGCCTGTAATAGTTTTTGCACTCTCCATGCGCGTTTTATTTTCCACGCATATATGCCCTCGTAATGTCAGTTTTTCACGCTTCCAGTGGAATGAGACCTGGACAAGATTTCTAAATTCTAACTGTTGCCTATTCTTTCTCTTTTCATGGGATTTATCTTGTGATGCTCTTACGGCTTGATTCCACATGCTTGATGACCTTTTTTActgccttctttctttttgaaatgAATGTGAGCTCGTTTGACATAAAACGTTATATGCTCAATCTGGGTTATACACTGACTGGTTAAGCTCGCACCTTTCCGCACGAAATAGCAGAATTTCGGAGCCACACGTTTAAATGGACTCAGGTGTCGGTGTGCCCAGTGCATACAACCTCAGCCAATTTAAGTTTTCTTTAATTAGCAGAGTTGTTAAGGAAATGCAAGCCACAAAGGCTTGCACGACTCGCATGATAGCACAACAAAGACGGCAGAACAAAAGGTTGCAATACACGTTATCAGGTAACATTTTGCTGGCACAACTGATCTTTTAGTTTGGCATGTGGGTGAGTGGGTGCCAGCAAGGGCAATTTAGATGTGGAAACAAGAATGGGCACCGAACTGCTCAGTCAACATAATTGATCATTTGAATTATATGAAAAATGCTATTTAGGCAATTAACAGAGAAATAATACAAACGCATCGCAAGCAAACAGTAGTGACAGTGCATCAAAGTTTACATGAACTGAAAGAAATTAATAATCTAAGAAGAGCAGCAGGACGTCTTCTGGTTAACGGGCTGGCCACGAATCTGCACTGTCGGCGGCCTGGCATTAGCTGCCGCAGGTTGGCTAGCCATCCTGAGACGAGAAAGGCCAAGGTTATGATCTGAAGAGGACAGGGTTATTCGATAATGCTCTTTTGAGTTGTGATTAAGTACCTGGTCTTAATGGATGCAGCCATAGCCATGAAAGCCTGCTCCACATTAGTAGCATTCTTCGCACTGGTCTCCATGAACGGGATGCCCATCTCATCAGCAAGAGCCTAACAGACGTGCAAAGACAACATGAGCAAGCAAAGATCGAGCCTATGTCCTTAGCAAAGCATAAGCTAAGCAGACCTCATCACAAATTCCATTTCTGTTACAATTCAGATTGGACATTTGTTCACTAGTTAACCTAACCAAACCTCATCACAAATTCCATTTCTGTTACCGCTCTTGATTCACAAGATACTTTCCCTTCATTCTGATGAATAGTTTATTCCAGAACTCACCTTGCCTGCTTCATATGACACAACTTTGTTCGCCGTCAAGTCACACTTGTTCCCAACAAGGAGTTTGTTTACATTGTCGCTTGCATAGCGATCAATTTCATTCAGCCACTGCTTTACATTGTTAAAGCTTTCTTGGTCTGTGACATCATACACAATCTGCATGTCCAACAAAAAAATGCAAAGTTACATAATTAGGATTGTTGTGGGACATTGAAGAATATATTAGCTGTGTGAGCAGCTTACGATAATGCCATGGGCTCCTCGGTAGTAGCTGCTCGTAATTGTCCTAAAACGTTCTTGCCCAGCAGTATCCCACTGTAATGATTGAACAAAAGTTATTAAAAAAAGGCCGGCAAAGTCATGACTCTAAGGAGATAATTAGCTCTAGATTTTGAATCCACAGTAGGAACTACTTGTATCCACAGAAGGCAATCTATAGTCAGGAGGAACTGGTAGTACATGTTTACAGATGGAAGTGGCCACAGTTTTCTTTTTAAAGAAAACAGACTTATGTTTGCTAGTTCTCGGTGATTTGGAACGATAAAACAGTGATAGAAGTTAACATGTTAAGACTTACAATCTGAAGCTTGATGGTCTTCCCATCCTGCTCAACTGTGCGGATTTTCTGCAAAGGAATCATGAAATTACTACTTTGCAATGCATGAACTTTACATAAAGAGtaaatgaaagaaaaacaaactcACAAAGTCGACTCCAATTGTGCTGATATAACTGTCCAGGTATGAGTCATCCTATGATAAATGAGGCCACATgtcagggaaaaaaaacacacgACACACTTATGGAGGAAAGCAGTGCAGAAACATGCAAGCATGATGCCATGATATGCCTTCATTATTAGACTCAAGTCTTTCACCAAACAGTTTTGAGTTAAGCCACTAGTAAATATTTGCTTGCAGTCTGAACTGAAGTGGCATATTATACTTCTAATCTTTCACCAAAAATTACGTTTACATGTATCACGCACTGACAGTGTGATGAACAAGAAAATTGATAAATTTTATGCCACAGCATGCATAACTTCACAACAACACGAAAGGACATTACAACCCCATACCGCGAATCTCAGGAGGAGGCATGACTTGCCAACACCAGAATCACCAATAAGAAGAAGCTTGAAGAGGTAGTCGCTGAAAATCAACAGAACAATGGTTAATATTGTAGTAGTTCGTACAACAATGACAGCGAATGGAATAACTTAGCGGTATCTTGTATGAAGCTCATCAGTTCACAGTTCAACTCACTTTCCCACACAAAAGGCCAAAACAAAATTAGTAACATGTAACACTAAACAAACCAATGAAGAGTGCTCTATATGCGGCCAAATCCGAATTTTTGTATCCTTCCAGTTTCGCACCAAAACTCAAAGAACTGCACAATTACCTCCAATTAGTGCAAACAAATCATGGCATACTAATTTTTTGTCCACTAGTTTTAACAACCACTAGCATAGATTTCTTTGGGCAAGCAGACATGGGCTGAATCCAGTGAATGGGCTACAGCTACACATTTAAACTAATTGTTCCTCAAAGTTATAACTGTCAAGAAAAGCGGGGATTGCATATTATCTTAAATTGAGCTAGAACCGTACTCAGTTACTCACGAGGCAAATGTGTGATTTAATACATTGTTGACAAAATGCAGAGACAGTTGCATGTACCGAAGTACGATCTTGCCCGTAAGGTGTAGACATACTCAACGAGCGCCCTTTTTAGATACCGTCCAATGAAGACTCAATTCTCACCTATCACAACCCATTTTCCTATAATTTTTCAGTGAGCGGCAACaatgaagagagagaaaaaaacgaAGATCTACACCAGGGACGAATCCTGCTTCCTGCCTCGTAATGGTGGGGGTGCAACACGCGCCATGATCATTCCAGCACACTAATTCACTTATTAATCGCAGACTCCAACAGAACAACCCCAGATGCAGCCATCAGATCCAGATCCAAAAACCCGGTGAACGGCCAACCTCCGCGAGCCCGATCGCATCCTCGCAACAACTCAGTACACATCTCTACACAATCGCAAACACACGACGCCCTCCACCACCAAACGATCGCGACACAAGCACGCACAGAAACCTCGAAACAAAAAACACCCGGATCAGAGACGGTCGGAGGGAGGATTCGTGGGACTTACTACTCGGGATTCATATCGGATCGAGCCCGCGGGTCGAACCGCCGTCCGGCCTGGCCTGCCTCCCGCTTCGCGCCTTCTCCTCCGGCGGTTGCGACGAGCGGATCGGGCGGAGGTGTCGATCGCGGGGGCCGGGGGGCAGCAGAGGCGACGGGATTGGAAACGGGGAAATTTTGAGGTGGGCGGAACGGCGAGTCATATAGGTGAGGGCGGGGTAAATTACGGGACTGCCCATGTACACGTGTTGTGCAGCACCACCCGGCCTTGTGTCGTGTTCGTGTTTGCTTCGGTGTCAGGCCGCTGATGACAAGGACAACAGGAGCTTCGGCAATCGGCGGTGGTGGATGACTGGGATCGTGTATTGacctccgtggttcgcgggaaATCACATGTTATTGAAGTCAAACGGCGTAGCTTGTGTGTTATGGTTATGGTGTTGGTGTAATGGTGTCAATGTCCCGGATTTCTTAGAAGATTACTTGCGGTCCTTTGTTTGAACTGTAGCTTCCTTTTTATGGTTTGTTGAGTTAATTCACCCTCTGGGGATTAGAATTGATTTTCCTCTTCTTATATCCAGAACCAGTCTCATTTTCACCTTTCACAGAGAAGCTGAAACTCTGAACACCAGAATGAGCACTTGCATAATACCGCACACTGCTTCTAGTTGTTGGAGCAAACTGTGTTGAACTTTGTGGGGATTATAATCCCGGTTACCATTCGGATGGGCTGGTCGCCTTCCAGAGGGGGTACCACGGCCAAGCACTCGGGATAGGTGTgtggatcaagatgaaggatcgGCATCAAGAGATATAGTTACAAATATGAATGTTTAAATATGTAAAGAGATAACGTGTACCAAACCGACAGCAGAAGACGAGGATTAGACGAAAACTTTTGTCGAGTCCGTTGACAGCTCCAAGAGCCATTCGCCCCCCTCCCCTCGGGTTTCGTCTACGCTGTCGCAGCACCGACCCCACCAGTCTTTTACGATGAGCGAACCGTCAAGGGAGAAATGGAACAAGAACATATCCTTCTTCTTTTCATCCTTAAGGGCTTGAATGCGGATTTAAGGACCCTTCTGACACCCAACACCTTCCCAAACTTCAACACTTTGATGAACAAGGCCATTCTGACTGAGAGAGCCAAGGCAGAGGACTCGACAAAAGTTTTCATCTAATCCTCGTCTTCTGCTGCCGGTTCCAAGTCCGTTGCGGACTGCGTTCGGGAGCGTCCTTCTGACGGCTGGTCCGGATCCGTAGTGCAATCTGTCTCTACACCCTCCTCCAAGATTGGAAATAGGTAGCCACCGGCGGGCAGGTGGTTATTGATAACAGCCACGATCTGCTGCTTGTCCTCGTTCGAATGGTCATCAAACGAGTCGAAGAAGTACGATCTCGCCATCGCCTTCCTCGTTGCCTCCCAAAAGGTGGTGGCGTCGTTCCTCAACCCATAAGGGATACGAATCTGAGGAGTTGAACCAGTCGACGCTCCTCCGAGAGTAGATTCACAGAGGGTTATGCACTCAGCTAGTTAGGATGCGATCCGCAGATTGCCAACAGAGAGGGCCACAGGGGCCTGTCCGTTCCCGCTATCAGATACAGCAGATCGTCGACAAGACTCGTGGGTTCCTAGTCCGGAATGGCCTCCCGAAGATTATTCGGTTGGCCTGGATCTGGTCGTTAACGAGATTGGATTTGTTAGACAGACCCGAGTTTCCTGGGATCGAGGCCATGGCCCAATCGAAGGCCTCGATCTTCTCAATCAGGAGACTGGGATGATGCAAGGCACCTCCCTGATAAGAAGCTCGCCCTCAAGAAGGACCGAGTGGTTGACCGCACGATCGCCGATGGCGGAGGCAGCATGATATCCCTATAAGGGAATTGCCTCTCCCATCGTGGCGAAAACGATGTAGCTCATCGGGATCTTGACGGCATGCATCAAGCTCGCCAACTGATATAGCGAATCCCTACTTGACGCGCCAACTGTCGGGGAATAGACTGCCAGTCCTCCACGGGGTAGACCAAGGTGGTAGATTGTGTGGAGGGGGTCGCCGTACCTAGAGCTACATGGATGAACACAAAGACATAGGGGACTTTTTTAGATTCTGACCACCAGATTGGTGTAATACCATATGTCctgtcactagtagagaactgaccttccatccaggagcttttgtcccggttgacttTGGACACGGAACTAAAGTGTCTTTACTCCTGGGTAAAAAATGAGCCACCGGATATGCCAGGGGTTTTGAAGAAATttgccgagcactccttgaaggTCGATGAGAAGGCCAAGCTGATCCAGCAAAAGCTTCGTCATTTCACGCAGGACCGCAATGAGGCGATTAGGGTAAAGATTACAAAACTGTTAGCAGCCGGTTTTATCAAAGAAGTGTATCACCCCAATTGGTTAGCTAATCCAGTTCTTGTAAAGAATAAGAATAaggaatggagaatgtgcgttgaTTATActgatctcaacaaacactacccTAAAGTTGTAccgtctatttttatttttcatcgGATAATGAATAAAGCTCATCAGGTTTGGCAGTCAATAATCTTGACCCCAATGTCACCCCAACTTATCTTTACAAGATCCAAACTTGGGGGCTACGCTTTCGATTTTCTCCTCGCTGTTTATTGTCTATACCGACACTAAAACTCATAAAGTACTAAGGTAGAACACCCCTTAAATCGAGGGACCTAGCTATTTTTGTGACACCAAGGTACTATGCGTGCATGAGAGTACACCCTCTGTGCTAGAAAACTGAGGCTAACGGGACTATGGGTCCCCGTAACATGTTAACTACCAGGGAAACTAAAGTTAAAGGGAACGGCGGAGTAAAGCATATTTACAAACTTTTGTTTCTCTCGGACATCCCACCGAGGCAAAAGGACATAATGTTCACATCTAAACCCTACATTGTTTCTGGCTAATGGTTTGCAGGAGCTTCATCGCCGTCCTCTGGAACTACGTCATTGGCAAGCATGACGGCAACTGGCTCCACTTCCTTCAGCAGCTCGTCAACCCGTTTTGAGGTGGTCCCAAGGGCGTATCCATCGGCGAGAGGCTCTAGGGCAGTCCGAGGGAAGAGCGACTTCAGCTCCGCCAGCACGTGATCGGTGCTTGCAATGCTGCTCATCTGAAGATAGGCGTGGAAACACTCGGGAGCGACCCGTAGACGGTCCAGCATGCTAGGTGGCGGGCGGATCAGCGGCCTGAGCGGTTCAGAGGTAGATTGTTGCGTGGGGAGCGGGTCAAGGATCTCCATGAGCGGTAGAGCTGCTGCTTCAAGGTTATCTGCACTCTCCTGCTTCCACCTGCGGCACGCCTCCAGATCTACAAATTGCGCGTGGATGACCCCATGACATTCTGTAAACCATCATTCACATGGCAATCAAGTTACAACAACAAACAAAACTAGTCGGACTGCGAGATTCTTACCTTCCAGGTCCTTCTTGGCCTTGGCCTCATTCTTCCGAGCTTGCTCGACCTCGCCGCCAATGTCCCGCACCTTCCGCTGGAGCTCCTCCAACTCCTAAGGTGCCCTCGCTTGCTCCTCCTCATG from Setaria italica strain Yugu1 chromosome II, Setaria_italica_v2.0, whole genome shotgun sequence encodes the following:
- the LOC101786393 gene encoding GTP-binding protein YPTM2 codes for the protein MNPEYDYLFKLLLIGDSGVGKSCLLLRFADDSYLDSYISTIGVDFKIRTVEQDGKTIKLQIWDTAGQERFRTITSSYYRGAHGIIIVYDVTDQESFNNVKQWLNEIDRYASDNVNKLLVGNKCDLTANKVVSYEAGKALADEMGIPFMETSAKNATNVEQAFMAMAASIKTRMASQPAAANARPPTVQIRGQPVNQKTSCCSS